In the genome of Bacteroides mediterraneensis, the window CTGGAATCTGAACTGCTCCGTACAGGAAAAGGAGAATTCGACTTGTCTGAAATGTTCGTCGTACATAAAACAATGGAAGACCGTGCCGTAAACTATGTACGCTACCATGGCGACGCTTCATTTTCTCCGGGCGGAAGCTTTGAAGATATCGTATATTGCTACAAGAACTATGGTATGGTTCCACAGGATATCATGCCAGGTATCGAATACGGAGATTCTCTCCCAAACCACAACGAACTGGACGCAGTAGCCGGTGCTTACGTAGAAGCTATTGGAAAAGGCAAACAGAATAGACTGACTCCAGTTTGGAAAAAAGGAGTAACTGCCATTTATGACACCTATCTGGGAGAATGTCCGAAAGAATTTACTTATAAAGGCAAGACTTATACGCCGAGAACATTTGCAGACGAAGTGCTGGGACTGAACATGGACGATTATGTGTCCCTGACCTCATTTACCCATCACCCTTTCTATCAGCCGTTCAGCATTGAAGTACAGGACAACTGGCGCAATGCCTTGTCATACAATCTGCCGATTGACGAACTGATGGAAGTGATGGATAACGCCATCAACAACGGATACACTTTTGCCTGGGGAGCCGATGTCAGTGAAGAAGGCTTCACACGCGACGGTATTGCCGTTTGCCCGAATGTGGCAAAAGGTGCAGAACTGACAGGTTCGGACATGGCACGCTGGTTGGGTCTGAGCAAAGCAGACAAACGTAAAGAACTGACCAGCAAACCGCTTCCTGAAATTGAAGTTACTCAGGAAATGCGACAGACTGCTTTCGACAACTGGGAAACGACAGACGACCATGGTATGCTGATTTACGGTATTGCCAAAGACCAGAACGGAAAAGAATATTACATGGTGAAGAACTCATGGGGCCTAAGCGGAAAGTATAAAGGCATCTGGTATGCATCTAAAGCATTCGTAAAATACAAAACCATGAATATTCTGGTCAACAAAAAAGCAATCCCTGCAGACATCGCAAAGAAATTGGGATTCTAAAAACTTAGTATATAGACTAATTATAAATAATAAGCGGCTCGTTCCATAAATTTAAGATGGAATGAGCCGCTTTTTTCTTTCTTTTTACTAATTTTACGGATTGAAGTGGGAGTAAGTACTTTATTCCCCAAGAAAAAGATTCTTCCTTAGAGGGAATTTATATCATACCCCTCGCCTGTCAATGTCAGACAAGCCCCAAGAAGAATCTCACGTGATAAAGAAAAAAGAAAAAAACATATATAAATGAACTACAAATGGAACTATCAACCTCCAACACTTCAAGAAAGAGAAGCAGCTAGAGCCCTTTCCAGAGAAATAGGCATCAGCCCCATCTTGTGCAAGCTGCTACAAGAAAGAGGCATACATACAGCTGCTGAAGCCAAGCGTTTCTTCCGCCCTCAGCTGA includes:
- a CDS encoding aminopeptidase C yields the protein MNKLILLAAAGLCFGSIYAKSPKKDKAEEGFIFTTVKENPITSIKNQNQSGTCWSFSSIGFLESELLRTGKGEFDLSEMFVVHKTMEDRAVNYVRYHGDASFSPGGSFEDIVYCYKNYGMVPQDIMPGIEYGDSLPNHNELDAVAGAYVEAIGKGKQNRLTPVWKKGVTAIYDTYLGECPKEFTYKGKTYTPRTFADEVLGLNMDDYVSLTSFTHHPFYQPFSIEVQDNWRNALSYNLPIDELMEVMDNAINNGYTFAWGADVSEEGFTRDGIAVCPNVAKGAELTGSDMARWLGLSKADKRKELTSKPLPEIEVTQEMRQTAFDNWETTDDHGMLIYGIAKDQNGKEYYMVKNSWGLSGKYKGIWYASKAFVKYKTMNILVNKKAIPADIAKKLGF